In the genome of Nycticebus coucang isolate mNycCou1 chromosome 12, mNycCou1.pri, whole genome shotgun sequence, one region contains:
- the POP7 gene encoding ribonuclease P protein subunit p20, with amino-acid sequence MAENRESRGTVEAELDPVEYTLRKRLPHRLPRRPNDIYVNMKTDFKAQLARCQKLLDGDTRGQNACTEIYIHGLGLAINRAINIALQLQASSFGSLQVAANTSTVELVDELEPETDTREPLTRIRNNSAIHIRVFRVTPK; translated from the coding sequence ATGGCAGAAAACCGAGAGTCCCGCGGGACCGTTGAGGCTGAGCTAGACCCGGTGGAGTACACCCTTAGGAAACGGCTTCCCCACCGCCTGCCCCGGAGGCCCAATGACATTTATGTCAACATGAAGACTGACTTTAAGGCCCAATTGGCCCGTTGCCAGAAGCTGCTAGACGGAGACACTCGAGGTCAGAACGCATGCACTGAGATCTACATTCATGGCTTGGGCCTAGCCATTAACCGTGCCATCAATATTGCCCTGCAGTTGCAGGCGAGCAGCTTTGGGTCCTTGCAGGTGGCTGCCAATACCTCCACCGTGGAGCTAGTTGATGAGCTGGAACCAGAGACTGATACACGGGAACCGTTGACTCGAATCCGCAACAACTCGGCCATCCACATCCGAGTCTTCAGGGTCACACCCAAGTAA